A single window of Actinoallomurus bryophytorum DNA harbors:
- a CDS encoding polysaccharide deacetylase family protein — MRFVIPEGRARLYAAAVAGVLVLGWLSGFGPTNAGRLQVPALASGPPPAARPPVRPRRTRPVVPAVNCRVAKCVALTFDDGPGPYTAKLLHMLAARHARVTFFLIGGNIKGREALVRRELAQGNVVGDHTWTHPDLTKLSNRQVRRQLTRTRSEITRVTGLPVRLMRPPYGSTDKSVAKVARGLGFAQIVWSVDTDDWLDRNSAIVAHRAVSRARRGDIILMHDIHPTTVNAVPKILRGLAKRGFTFATVPEVLAARPLKPGKAYYHGG, encoded by the coding sequence ATGCGGTTTGTCATTCCCGAGGGCCGTGCGCGGCTGTACGCCGCGGCCGTCGCCGGTGTTCTCGTGCTCGGCTGGCTGAGCGGGTTCGGCCCGACGAACGCCGGGCGTCTTCAGGTGCCGGCCCTCGCGAGCGGACCGCCGCCGGCCGCCCGGCCTCCGGTGCGTCCCCGCCGTACGCGCCCCGTCGTCCCCGCCGTCAACTGCCGCGTCGCCAAGTGCGTCGCGCTGACGTTCGACGACGGGCCCGGGCCGTACACCGCCAAGTTGCTCCACATGCTCGCCGCCCGCCACGCGAGGGTCACCTTCTTCCTCATCGGCGGCAACATCAAGGGCCGTGAGGCCCTCGTCCGCCGGGAGCTCGCCCAGGGCAACGTCGTCGGCGACCACACGTGGACCCATCCGGACCTCACCAAGCTCTCCAACCGGCAGGTCCGCCGCCAGCTCACCCGTACGCGCAGCGAGATCACCCGGGTGACCGGCCTGCCGGTACGGCTCATGCGCCCGCCGTACGGGAGCACCGACAAGAGCGTCGCCAAGGTCGCGCGTGGCCTGGGGTTCGCCCAGATCGTCTGGAGCGTCGACACCGACGACTGGCTCGACCGTAACTCGGCGATCGTCGCCCACCGCGCCGTCTCCCGCGCGAGGAGGGGCGACATCATCCTCATGCACGACATCCACCCGACCACGGTGAACGCCGTGCCGAAGATCCTGCGCGGTCTGGCCAAGCGCGGCTTCACGTTCGCCACGGTGCCTGAGGTGCTCGCCGCGCGTCCCCTCAAGCCGGGCAAGGCCTACTACCACGGGGGTTGA
- a CDS encoding DUF1707 and DUF4870 domain-containing protein, with the protein MTIPAPSLRVSHAEREPVVERLQQAYAEGRLDKSELDLRLHLAMTAVTRADLDAVLYDLNPATGPKPLPRGEPTAEQRVLAAFAHVLGVFTLFVGPLVMMCTKARRSPYVRQHIVSALNFQLTLLIVTIVTFGIGGLVYAVAWIVAAVAALLALVDTPFRYPFTLRLVR; encoded by the coding sequence ATGACGATTCCTGCACCCTCGCTCCGCGTCTCCCACGCCGAACGCGAGCCCGTGGTCGAACGGCTCCAGCAGGCGTACGCCGAGGGCCGGCTCGACAAGAGCGAGCTCGACCTGCGCCTTCACCTCGCCATGACGGCCGTGACCCGGGCCGACCTCGACGCGGTCCTCTACGACCTGAACCCGGCCACCGGGCCGAAGCCCCTCCCCAGGGGAGAGCCGACCGCCGAGCAGCGTGTTCTCGCCGCGTTCGCCCACGTCCTCGGCGTCTTCACGCTCTTCGTCGGGCCGCTGGTGATGATGTGCACCAAGGCGAGGCGCTCGCCGTACGTGCGCCAGCACATCGTGTCGGCGCTGAACTTCCAGCTCACCCTGCTCATCGTCACGATCGTGACGTTCGGGATCGGGGGACTCGTCTACGCCGTCGCCTGGATCGTCGCGGCGGTCGCCGCTCTCCTCGCGCTGGTGGACACGCCGTTCCGCTATCCGTTCACGCTCCGGCTGGTCCGCTGA
- a CDS encoding pyridoxamine 5'-phosphate oxidase family protein, with protein sequence MAKLYDAIDERLQAFIAEQPMFFVATAPDSGGHVNVSPKGYQDTFSVIDENTVAYLDLYGSGSETIAHLRDNGRITVMFCSFSRQPKILRLYGTGRVVRPDAAEWDDLAGRFGAGHAGYRAIVVVDVTRVSDSCGYSIPFMELTGERSLLDDQHARRPSDEWVPRVARNASSIDGLPALEPDHPAPVRPLPRALPRVSGPAGA encoded by the coding sequence GTGGCAAAGCTGTATGACGCCATCGACGAACGGCTCCAGGCGTTCATCGCCGAGCAGCCGATGTTCTTCGTGGCCACCGCGCCCGACTCCGGCGGCCACGTCAACGTCTCACCGAAGGGCTACCAGGACACCTTCTCGGTGATCGACGAGAACACGGTGGCCTACCTGGACCTTTACGGCAGCGGTTCGGAGACCATCGCTCATCTGCGGGACAACGGGCGGATCACCGTCATGTTCTGCTCGTTCTCCCGCCAGCCGAAGATCCTGCGGTTGTACGGCACCGGCCGCGTGGTGCGGCCGGACGCCGCCGAGTGGGACGACCTCGCCGGACGGTTCGGCGCCGGTCACGCGGGCTACCGGGCGATCGTGGTCGTCGACGTCACGCGCGTCTCGGACTCCTGCGGCTACTCGATCCCGTTCATGGAGCTCACCGGTGAGCGCAGCCTGCTGGACGACCAGCACGCCCGCCGGCCATCCGACGAATGGGTGCCGCGCGTCGCGCGCAACGCCTCGAGCATCGACGGCCTGCCGGCGCTGGAGCCCGACCATCCGGCTCCGGTCCGGCCTCTTCCGCGCGCTCTTCCGCGCGTCAGCGGACCAGCCGGAGCGTGA
- a CDS encoding FAD-binding oxidoreductase: protein MTGHGTATKNLLESYRAIPEGAPVRLAKRTSNLFRFRDDAGAPGLDVSGFDQVLSVDATNRTADVQGMTTYEDLVDATLPHGLMPYVVPQLKTITLGGAVTGLGIESSSFHHGLPHESVIEMEIVTGAGEIVTATPDNEHRDLFYGFPNSYGTLGYALRLKIKLQPVKPFVELRHVRFGSAQECAEAIDKLGPDVDFIDGTVFGEDELYLTLGTFADSAKHVSDYTGQQVYYRSIQDRNVSPRWLNAGTAPTDVLTTHAYLWRWDTDWFWCSRAFGVQNPLVRRVWPAARKRSDVYRRLVALDKRTQFSARLDRWRGKPPREDVIQDVEVPVERLAEFLDFFRREIGMSPVWLCPLRAQDNWPLYPLEPGRTYVNVGFWGTVPIPPGRLPEHHNRLIEREVARLEGHKSLYSTAYYTRDDFWRHYDGATYRRLKEEYDPGGRLLDLYDKTVRGR, encoded by the coding sequence GTGACTGGTCATGGCACGGCAACCAAAAATCTGCTGGAGTCCTACAGAGCGATTCCCGAGGGGGCTCCGGTACGCCTGGCGAAGCGGACCTCCAACCTGTTCCGTTTCCGCGATGACGCGGGCGCGCCCGGACTGGACGTGAGCGGATTCGACCAGGTCCTGAGCGTCGACGCGACGAACCGCACCGCGGACGTCCAGGGCATGACGACGTACGAGGACCTGGTCGACGCGACCCTGCCGCACGGCCTCATGCCGTACGTCGTCCCGCAGCTCAAGACGATCACCTTGGGTGGCGCGGTCACCGGGCTCGGCATCGAGTCCTCCTCGTTCCACCACGGCCTGCCGCACGAGTCCGTCATCGAGATGGAGATCGTCACCGGCGCCGGGGAGATCGTCACGGCGACACCTGACAACGAACACCGGGACCTGTTCTACGGCTTTCCCAACTCCTACGGCACGCTCGGCTACGCCCTCCGCCTCAAGATCAAGCTGCAGCCGGTCAAGCCCTTCGTCGAGCTCCGGCACGTACGCTTCGGGTCCGCCCAAGAGTGCGCGGAGGCGATCGACAAGCTCGGGCCCGACGTCGACTTCATCGACGGCACGGTCTTCGGCGAGGACGAGCTCTACCTGACGCTCGGCACCTTCGCCGACTCGGCCAAGCACGTCTCGGACTACACCGGGCAGCAGGTCTACTACCGCTCGATCCAGGACCGTAACGTCTCGCCGCGCTGGCTGAACGCCGGCACGGCTCCGACCGACGTCCTCACCACGCACGCCTACCTCTGGCGCTGGGACACCGACTGGTTCTGGTGCTCGCGCGCCTTCGGCGTGCAGAACCCTCTCGTACGCCGGGTGTGGCCCGCGGCCAGGAAGCGCTCGGACGTCTACCGCCGCCTGGTCGCCCTGGACAAACGCACGCAGTTCTCCGCCCGGCTGGACCGCTGGCGCGGAAAGCCGCCGCGCGAGGACGTCATCCAGGACGTCGAGGTGCCGGTCGAGCGGCTCGCGGAGTTCCTGGACTTCTTCCGCCGGGAGATCGGCATGAGCCCGGTGTGGCTGTGCCCGCTGCGGGCACAGGACAACTGGCCGCTGTACCCGCTGGAGCCCGGCCGTACATACGTCAACGTGGGATTCTGGGGGACGGTGCCGATCCCGCCCGGCCGCCTGCCCGAACACCACAACCGGCTGATCGAGCGCGAGGTCGCCCGCCTCGAGGGCCACAAGTCGCTGTACTCCACGGCGTATTACACCCGTGATGACTTCTGGCGACACTACGACGGGGCCACCTACCGGCGACTGAAGGAGGAGTACGACCCCGGCGGGCGGTTGCTCGATCTTTACGACAAAACAGTACGAGGCAGGTGA
- a CDS encoding class I SAM-dependent methyltransferase — protein sequence MQLAEVFERVVGRDAQVEFLAYDDSRAGPAGADITVNVRSPYAISYLAHAPGPIGLARAYVSGYLDISGDMYTALYRMQSAMGDLNWADKRTLLRGIIRDPLLRAAALTRLEPPPQEVRTERVPLLSGLRHSKRRDAKAISHHYDVSNTFYEWVLGPSMAYTCACFPTEDATLEQAQHHKFDLVARKIGLKPGMRLLDVGCGWGGMVMHAAREYGVKALGVTLSKQQAEWAQKAIAEAGLSELAEVRFMDYRDVSETDFDAVSSIGLTEHIGKGNLAAYFSFLYGKLKPGGRLLNHCITRPDDTQPSIKKDGFINRYVFPDGELEGPGHLISRMHDAGFEVRHEENLREHYAKTLAGWCRNLDAHWDEAVAEVGEGTARVWRLYMAGSQLGFDLNWIQLHQVLGVKLHEDGRSDMPLRPSFEPPFEG from the coding sequence ATGCAGCTCGCAGAGGTTTTCGAGCGCGTCGTGGGCCGCGACGCGCAGGTGGAGTTCCTGGCCTATGACGACAGCCGGGCCGGGCCGGCCGGTGCCGACATCACGGTGAACGTCAGGTCGCCGTACGCGATCTCCTATCTCGCCCACGCTCCGGGTCCGATCGGGTTGGCCCGTGCGTACGTCTCCGGCTATCTGGACATCAGCGGTGACATGTACACCGCGCTGTACCGGATGCAGTCGGCCATGGGCGACCTGAACTGGGCCGACAAGAGGACGCTTCTTCGGGGCATCATCCGCGACCCGCTGCTGCGCGCGGCCGCGCTGACCCGCCTGGAGCCGCCACCGCAGGAGGTCAGGACCGAGAGGGTCCCGCTCCTTTCCGGGCTGCGGCACTCCAAGCGCCGTGACGCCAAGGCGATCTCCCATCACTACGACGTGTCGAACACCTTCTACGAGTGGGTGCTCGGCCCGTCGATGGCCTACACCTGCGCGTGCTTCCCGACCGAGGACGCGACGCTCGAACAGGCACAGCACCACAAGTTCGACCTGGTCGCACGCAAGATCGGGCTCAAGCCGGGCATGCGGTTGCTCGACGTCGGCTGCGGCTGGGGCGGCATGGTCATGCACGCCGCGCGCGAGTACGGCGTCAAGGCGCTCGGCGTCACGCTGTCCAAGCAGCAGGCCGAGTGGGCGCAGAAGGCCATCGCCGAGGCGGGTCTGTCGGAGCTGGCCGAAGTACGGTTCATGGACTACCGCGACGTGTCCGAGACCGACTTCGACGCCGTCAGCTCGATCGGGCTCACCGAGCACATCGGCAAGGGCAACCTGGCCGCGTACTTCTCCTTCCTGTACGGCAAGCTCAAGCCCGGCGGGCGGCTGCTGAACCACTGCATCACCCGCCCGGACGACACGCAGCCGTCGATCAAGAAGGACGGCTTCATCAACCGGTACGTCTTCCCCGACGGCGAGCTCGAGGGGCCGGGGCATCTGATCTCCAGGATGCACGACGCCGGCTTCGAGGTCCGTCACGAGGAGAACCTCCGCGAGCACTACGCCAAGACCCTCGCCGGCTGGTGCCGCAACCTGGACGCGCACTGGGACGAGGCGGTCGCCGAGGTCGGAGAGGGGACGGCGCGCGTCTGGCGGCTCTACATGGCCGGCTCCCAGCTCGGGTTCGACCTGAACTGGATCCAGCTGCACCAGGTGCTCGGCGTCAAGCTGCACGAGGACGGACGTTCGGACATGCCGCTGCGGCCGTCGTTCGAGCCGCCGTTCGAGGGCTGA
- a CDS encoding alpha/beta fold hydrolase, protein MKTDTVDANGLTFGYLEAGDGPLALCLHGFPDSAHTWRHLLPALAGAGYRAVAPFQRGYAPTGIPADGAYQTGALAADANALHEVLGGDGDAVLVGHDWGATATYAAAAHEPSRWRRAVTMAVPPIPAMSSAFLDYAQLKRSFYMFLFQTPLAEMAVTADDLAFLDGLWADWSPGYDATADLEHVKACLREPANLSAALGYYRAMFDSSRHVAAYAAEQESARRAGERPILYLHGAADGCLDTGRVRDVQHHLPPGSRAEIVPGTGHFLHLEQPAVVNGLVLDWLAG, encoded by the coding sequence ATGAAGACCGACACGGTCGACGCGAACGGCCTGACATTCGGCTACCTCGAGGCCGGCGACGGTCCGCTCGCCCTGTGCCTGCACGGTTTTCCCGACTCCGCGCACACCTGGCGACATCTGCTGCCCGCGCTCGCAGGCGCGGGATACCGCGCGGTGGCGCCGTTCCAGCGGGGATACGCCCCGACCGGGATCCCCGCCGACGGCGCGTACCAGACGGGTGCGCTGGCCGCGGACGCGAACGCCCTGCACGAGGTCCTCGGCGGCGACGGCGACGCGGTGCTCGTCGGCCACGACTGGGGCGCCACCGCCACGTACGCCGCGGCGGCGCACGAGCCGTCGCGCTGGCGCCGGGCGGTCACCATGGCCGTGCCTCCGATCCCGGCGATGTCGTCGGCGTTCCTGGACTACGCCCAGCTGAAGCGGTCCTTCTACATGTTCCTGTTCCAGACGCCGCTGGCCGAGATGGCCGTCACGGCCGACGACCTGGCGTTCCTGGACGGCCTGTGGGCCGACTGGTCGCCCGGCTACGACGCCACGGCCGACCTCGAACACGTCAAGGCGTGCCTGCGCGAGCCGGCGAACCTCTCCGCGGCGCTGGGCTACTACCGGGCGATGTTCGACTCTTCGCGGCACGTGGCCGCGTACGCCGCCGAGCAGGAGTCCGCGCGCCGTGCCGGTGAGCGGCCGATCCTCTACCTCCACGGCGCCGCCGACGGCTGCCTCGACACGGGCCGGGTCCGCGACGTCCAGCACCACCTCCCGCCGGGTTCACGAGCCGAGATCGTGCCCGGGACGGGGCACTTTCTGCACCTCGAACAGCCGGCCGTGGTGAACGGTCTGGTGCTGGACTGGCTCGCCGGATGA
- a CDS encoding cytochrome P450 encodes MTPGTLEPPEIDITDWAFWARPLSERHEAFRTLRQLPRPAFFAEPDVTYAPKGPGYYALVTHADIVEASRRPQDFCSGAGAINIADMPTDLNEYFGSMINMDDPRHAKIRRIVSRAFSPRMIQRFEDQVQEVAEQVVEEVLAKGSGDFVSDVAARLPLKIICDMMGIPEDSYKTVFDNSNIILAGADPEFVAEDENEIALQLLTAGQTLKDLVEDLGRHRREHPSDDLTSALVNANIDGESLTDQEFGSFFILLVVAGNETTRNAIAHGMNLFTTNPAQRELLLADFEARIGGAVEEIVRYASPVIWMRRTATRDTELNGTELKSGDKLLLYYWSGNRDETVFKDPDVFDITRDPNPHVGFGGPGPHFCLGAHLARREITVMFRELFRRVPNIRATAPPDRLLSNFINGIKHLPYEI; translated from the coding sequence GTGACCCCAGGTACGCTCGAACCGCCTGAGATCGACATCACCGACTGGGCGTTCTGGGCACGTCCACTGAGTGAGCGTCATGAGGCCTTCCGTACGCTGCGGCAGCTGCCCCGCCCGGCGTTCTTCGCGGAGCCGGACGTGACGTACGCGCCGAAGGGGCCCGGCTACTACGCGCTGGTCACCCACGCGGACATCGTGGAGGCGTCCCGCCGCCCACAGGACTTCTGCTCCGGCGCCGGTGCCATCAACATCGCCGACATGCCCACGGACCTGAACGAGTACTTCGGTTCCATGATCAACATGGACGACCCGCGGCATGCCAAGATCCGCCGGATCGTCTCCCGTGCCTTTTCCCCGCGGATGATCCAGCGCTTCGAGGACCAGGTGCAGGAGGTCGCCGAGCAGGTCGTGGAGGAGGTCCTCGCGAAGGGTTCCGGCGACTTCGTGTCCGACGTCGCCGCGCGCCTGCCGCTGAAGATCATCTGCGACATGATGGGGATCCCCGAGGACAGCTACAAGACGGTCTTCGACAACTCCAACATCATCCTCGCCGGCGCCGACCCGGAGTTCGTCGCCGAGGACGAGAACGAGATCGCGCTCCAGCTGCTCACCGCCGGCCAGACGCTGAAGGACCTGGTGGAGGACCTCGGCCGGCACCGCCGGGAGCACCCGTCGGACGACCTGACCTCCGCCCTGGTCAACGCCAACATCGACGGTGAGTCGCTGACCGACCAGGAGTTCGGCTCGTTCTTCATCCTGCTCGTCGTCGCGGGCAACGAGACGACGCGCAACGCCATCGCGCACGGGATGAACCTGTTCACGACCAACCCCGCGCAGCGTGAGCTGCTGCTCGCCGACTTCGAGGCGCGCATCGGCGGGGCCGTCGAGGAGATCGTCCGCTACGCCTCCCCGGTGATCTGGATGCGCCGTACGGCGACGCGCGACACCGAGCTCAACGGGACCGAGCTCAAGTCGGGCGACAAGCTGCTGCTCTACTACTGGTCCGGCAACCGCGACGAGACGGTCTTCAAGGACCCCGACGTCTTCGACATCACCCGCGACCCGAACCCCCACGTCGGCTTCGGCGGCCCCGGCCCGCACTTCTGCCTGGGCGCCCACCTGGCCCGGCGCGAGATCACCGTGATGTTCCGTGAGCTGTTCCGGCGGGTGCCGAACATCCGCGCGACGGCTCCGCCGGACCGGCTGCTCTCCAACTTCATCAACGGCATCAAGCACCTGCCGTACGAGATCTGA
- a CDS encoding long-chain-fatty-acid--CoA ligase yields MLNLSVVLDDTARETPDREALVFGDLRLSYAFVNTIANQVANLLRSRGVRPGDKVALACPNVPYFPMVYFGILKAGAVVVPLNVLLKRREIAYHLEDSEAKALFAFEGTPELPLGEASRGAFDDIPGCTDFFVLPATPLATETPHGESFWAALDGQAGAFETARTEATDTAVILYTSGTTGRPKGAELSHQNMLMNAMVCDGMFESDGDDVFLAALPLFHAFGQSVVLNTGFLRQATVVLMPRFEPGAALDLMLAEKVTFFAGVPTMYWGLLTHDGGHTAEQLGQIASALTTASSGGAALPLEVLNRFSERFGVNIVEGYGLSETSPVASFNRPDRPARPGSIGLPIWGVEMKLIEDDWKDAGDGPGEIAIRGHCVMKGYHQRPEATGEAMRDGWFRTGDIARRDEDGYYYIIDRSKDMIIRGGFNVYPREVEEVLMTHPAVSLAAVVGVPSDSHGEEIKAYVIPVFGATTTADELVEWSKENLASYKYPRTIEFRDELPMTATGKILKRELR; encoded by the coding sequence ATGCTGAACCTCTCGGTCGTCCTCGACGACACCGCACGTGAGACCCCCGACCGCGAGGCGCTCGTCTTCGGCGACCTCCGGCTCTCGTACGCGTTCGTGAACACCATCGCGAACCAGGTGGCGAACCTCCTGCGGTCACGGGGCGTACGCCCCGGCGACAAGGTCGCGCTCGCCTGCCCCAACGTGCCCTACTTCCCGATGGTCTACTTCGGCATCCTCAAGGCCGGCGCCGTGGTCGTGCCGCTGAACGTCCTGCTCAAGCGGCGTGAGATCGCCTACCACCTCGAGGACTCCGAGGCGAAGGCGCTGTTCGCCTTCGAGGGCACCCCGGAGCTGCCCCTCGGTGAGGCGTCCCGCGGCGCCTTCGACGACATTCCGGGCTGCACGGACTTCTTCGTGCTGCCCGCCACGCCACTGGCCACCGAGACGCCGCACGGCGAGTCGTTCTGGGCGGCGCTCGACGGGCAGGCGGGAGCGTTCGAGACCGCCCGGACCGAGGCCACCGACACCGCGGTCATCCTGTACACGAGCGGCACGACGGGCCGGCCGAAGGGCGCCGAGCTGTCCCACCAGAACATGCTGATGAACGCGATGGTCTGCGACGGCATGTTCGAGTCGGACGGCGACGATGTCTTCCTGGCCGCACTGCCGCTCTTCCACGCCTTCGGCCAGTCGGTGGTGCTCAACACGGGGTTCCTGCGACAGGCCACGGTCGTGCTGATGCCGCGTTTCGAGCCCGGCGCGGCGCTCGACCTCATGCTCGCCGAGAAGGTCACGTTCTTCGCGGGTGTGCCCACGATGTACTGGGGTCTGCTCACCCACGACGGCGGCCACACCGCGGAGCAGCTCGGTCAGATCGCCTCCGCCCTGACGACCGCGTCGAGCGGTGGCGCGGCCCTTCCACTCGAGGTCCTCAACCGCTTCTCTGAGCGCTTCGGCGTGAACATCGTCGAGGGGTACGGCCTGTCGGAGACCTCTCCCGTCGCGTCCTTCAACCGCCCGGACCGCCCGGCCCGGCCCGGGTCGATCGGGCTGCCCATCTGGGGCGTCGAGATGAAGCTCATCGAGGACGACTGGAAGGACGCGGGCGACGGGCCGGGCGAGATCGCCATCCGCGGGCACTGCGTCATGAAGGGTTACCACCAGCGGCCCGAGGCCACCGGCGAGGCGATGCGCGACGGCTGGTTCCGTACCGGCGACATCGCGCGCCGCGACGAGGACGGCTACTACTACATCATCGACCGGTCCAAGGACATGATCATCCGTGGTGGGTTCAACGTGTACCCGCGGGAGGTCGAGGAGGTGCTGATGACGCATCCGGCGGTCTCGCTCGCCGCCGTCGTCGGCGTCCCGAGCGACAGCCACGGCGAGGAGATCAAGGCGTACGTCATCCCGGTCTTCGGCGCCACCACCACCGCGGACGAGCTCGTCGAGTGGTCCAAGGAGAACCTCGCGAGCTACAAGTACCCCCGCACGATCGAGTTCCGCGACGAGCTGCCGATGACCGCGACCGGAAAGATCCTCAAGCGCGAGCTTCGCTGA
- a CDS encoding lytic polysaccharide monooxygenase auxiliary activity family 9 protein, producing MQRKLALAVIAAAGLTLATGTPAFSHGYTTSPPSRSYRCAQQQVANCGSIQYEPQSVEGPKGFPSAGPADGHICSANHSEFSQLDDPRGGTWPAASMTSGASYNFTWTFTAIHATTSFRYFITKTSYDPTKPLTRAALESTPFLTQNYNGSRPPNPVTHRGTLPTRHGRQLILAVWDIADTTNAFYSCSDVVFS from the coding sequence GTGCAACGAAAGCTCGCCCTCGCCGTCATCGCCGCCGCCGGGCTCACGCTCGCGACCGGCACCCCCGCCTTCTCGCACGGATACACGACGTCGCCCCCCAGCCGCAGCTACCGCTGCGCCCAGCAGCAGGTCGCGAACTGCGGCTCGATCCAGTACGAACCGCAGAGCGTCGAGGGCCCGAAGGGGTTCCCCTCGGCCGGCCCCGCGGACGGTCACATCTGCAGCGCGAACCACAGTGAGTTCAGCCAGCTCGACGACCCGCGTGGCGGCACGTGGCCCGCCGCCTCGATGACGAGCGGCGCGTCGTACAACTTCACCTGGACGTTCACCGCGATCCACGCGACCACGTCGTTCCGGTACTTCATCACCAAGACGAGCTACGACCCGACCAAGCCGCTCACCCGCGCGGCGCTGGAGTCCACGCCGTTCCTGACGCAGAATTACAACGGCTCGCGGCCGCCCAACCCCGTCACGCACCGCGGCACCCTCCCGACGCGGCACGGCCGGCAGCTGATCCTCGCGGTCTGGGACATCGCGGACACCACGAACGCCTTCTACTCCTGTTCCGACGTCGTCTTCTCCTGA